A single region of the Saprospiraceae bacterium genome encodes:
- a CDS encoding VTT domain-containing protein: MQPINRFIMRTWMVYVFLATIVIIPFLIWGDWFMGMFSEEGAVSRIEAFGNWAWLAGLLLLIADLFLPLPGTIIMSALGYLYGPIWGGLLAVLGGFLSGILAYGLCRMMGKKAALWILGEKGLEKGEQVYNKNGGWIVAISRWLPVLPEVIACMAGLNQMKSRPFIIGLLCGSIPLGFTFAYIGYAGLEHPYWAMVISAGLPPVLWLMARYFLKNLIGT; this comes from the coding sequence ATGCAACCAATTAACCGCTTTATTATGCGAACCTGGATGGTTTATGTGTTTTTGGCAACGATAGTCATAATTCCTTTTCTCATTTGGGGAGACTGGTTTATGGGCATGTTTAGTGAGGAGGGGGCCGTTAGTCGGATAGAGGCCTTTGGAAACTGGGCTTGGCTGGCTGGTTTACTCCTGCTTATAGCTGACTTGTTCTTACCCTTGCCAGGGACGATTATTATGTCCGCATTAGGGTATCTTTACGGCCCCATTTGGGGCGGCCTTTTGGCCGTATTAGGTGGTTTTCTCTCAGGCATATTGGCCTATGGATTATGTCGGATGATGGGTAAAAAGGCGGCATTGTGGATTTTAGGAGAAAAGGGATTGGAGAAGGGCGAACAAGTTTATAACAAAAACGGTGGCTGGATCGTAGCCATTTCCCGCTGGTTGCCTGTCCTCCCCGAAGTGATCGCCTGCATGGCTGGCCTGAATCAAATGAAATCACGTCCATTCATCATCGGGTTGCTATGTGGCAGCATTCCACTTGGATTTACCTTTGCTTATATTGGTTATGCCGGACTTGAACATCCATATTGGGCGATGGTGATTAGTGCTGGTTTGCCACCTGTGCTTTGGTTGATGGCGCGCTATTTTTTGAAAAACTTAATTGGTACTTAA
- a CDS encoding pyridoxamine 5'-phosphate oxidase family protein, with the protein MPKPQAEKVDLDRLPELAAEVIKRAKFPMLATIDADQPRVRPVSPVRVEGFTIYIANLASYQKTAQIAINPKVELCYLDPDHNQVRITGVAEVLQDRALLADIWQKNRLLEHYLGSIDNPQLVVYKVVPNRVTYMQEWALTYFEVPF; encoded by the coding sequence ATGCCAAAACCACAAGCTGAGAAAGTAGACCTTGACCGTCTACCTGAACTAGCCGCCGAAGTGATCAAAAGAGCCAAATTCCCGATGCTGGCAACCATCGATGCCGACCAGCCCAGAGTCAGACCCGTCTCCCCTGTTCGCGTTGAGGGTTTTACCATTTATATTGCCAACTTGGCCTCCTACCAGAAAACAGCGCAAATAGCCATCAACCCCAAAGTTGAACTCTGCTACCTCGACCCAGATCACAATCAGGTCAGGATCACAGGCGTGGCTGAGGTGCTCCAGGATCGGGCATTGCTGGCAGATATCTGGCAAAAAAACAGACTCTTGGAGCATTACCTAGGTTCTATTGACAATCCGCAACTGGTGGTCTACAAGGTTGTGCCGAATCGGGTCACCTATATGCAAGAGTGGGCGCTGACCTATTTTGAGGTGCCGTTTTAG
- a CDS encoding T9SS type A sorting domain-containing protein: MYKRFQPKRFIFGIFGMFLFGGASFAQCDFNVNVTLAPVVDGNLYCPNDTITFSTTEVFDTYQWYFNFSNANQGGTAINGATQQTLKIVGEEYGFAYFYVRASKSNCTEASPPVPMDTWFFLSPNVISYPETQYCRGDSSMIAISPGDWTNIQWIWDGEALQGGTDSILWVKETGNYVVFASPKLCPTLKLTSGLGPFFNFEGPAVPVISLQGNTLVASSGPNYQWFQNGMTIDGATESTFQPTETAVYTVQVSDNSGCTPISAPYSYMVSTTSDLVAAAVMLAPNPVKDHLFLRNLPEGSSMLEILDSSGSLIRRLSIKGTREQQIDLSGLASGLYYGRFDLEGKQYYRKFVKE; encoded by the coding sequence ATGTATAAAAGATTTCAACCCAAGCGATTTATTTTTGGCATTTTCGGGATGTTCCTATTTGGTGGAGCGTCCTTCGCGCAATGCGATTTTAACGTCAATGTGACACTGGCACCCGTCGTAGATGGCAACCTCTACTGTCCAAATGATACCATTACTTTTTCTACCACGGAAGTATTTGATACCTATCAATGGTACTTCAACTTTTCCAACGCTAACCAAGGGGGAACTGCCATTAATGGTGCTACCCAGCAAACATTGAAAATTGTAGGTGAGGAATATGGTTTTGCCTATTTCTATGTGAGGGCGAGTAAGAGCAATTGCACCGAGGCTTCTCCGCCGGTTCCCATGGATACCTGGTTTTTCCTTTCACCCAACGTTATTTCTTATCCCGAGACCCAATATTGTCGAGGTGATTCCAGTATGATTGCCATCAGCCCTGGTGATTGGACCAACATTCAATGGATCTGGGATGGCGAGGCCCTCCAGGGAGGTACTGATTCTATTTTGTGGGTAAAAGAAACGGGAAATTATGTGGTCTTTGCCTCTCCTAAGCTTTGCCCTACCTTGAAACTCACTTCAGGGCTTGGTCCCTTTTTTAACTTCGAAGGCCCGGCGGTGCCAGTCATTAGTCTACAAGGCAATACCTTAGTTGCTAGTTCCGGGCCAAACTATCAATGGTTTCAGAATGGGATGACTATTGATGGGGCTACGGAGTCCACCTTCCAACCCACCGAAACGGCAGTATATACAGTGCAGGTTTCTGATAATAGTGGATGTACGCCTATCTCAGCGCCCTATTCCTATATGGTATCCACTACGAGCGATCTAGTTGCTGCAGCGGTAATGTTGGCACCCAACCCCGTGAAAGACCACTTATTTCTACGTAATTTGCCGGAGGGCTCCTCTATGCTGGAAATCCTGGATTCCAGCGGTAGCCTGATCCGCCGGCTATCAATTAAGGGTACAAGAGAACAGCAAATTGACCTTTCGGGATTAGCAAGTGGCCTGTATTACGGTCGATTTGATCTGGAAGGAAAGCAATACTATCGAAAATTTGTAAAGGAATAG
- a CDS encoding oligosaccharide flippase family protein produces MKWKKRSYPRWQEKLQQLVAAKVPILNFFSLGLLKATDAIILLFLIPVIISRVGIAHYGLIAFAQVGLNYGRAIVDYGFNITAVRQISLAQREGKQLSGIFFQVLYCKAVLAILIILALVLLVNTVPFLQSKAVVFYWGTPFVVGHVFFSDWFFIGLQKSHLLAMANLLVKCLYAISILLWVQEPGDYIYVLALQGGAAIFIGVMVLAYIIQHFKLKMEWPNPHHIWYYLRSDFRLLGTNLAIEINSSYSLVILNILLGDVITGYFNVMYKLVQPLRFLLAIFSQTIFPIICEKTKDGWKAVRHYIKHSFLLFAAFPLLGILLLWLFGESVFAYFAGTVNESLVHSLRLYLLVPVAILSNIPAYQVLLAYEFKSAYTSIYVLGLLGNLFLAYVMTLHWGLNGLIGAIITVELFISLGLYVIMWKNLPYFANEKGR; encoded by the coding sequence ATGAAATGGAAAAAGCGCTCCTACCCAAGATGGCAGGAAAAGCTTCAACAATTGGTGGCGGCCAAAGTTCCCATCCTTAATTTTTTTTCACTCGGTTTGCTAAAAGCGACTGATGCGATTATTTTATTATTCCTGATCCCGGTCATTATTAGTCGGGTAGGCATCGCACACTATGGCTTGATCGCTTTTGCCCAAGTTGGCCTCAATTACGGTCGTGCTATAGTCGATTATGGTTTTAACATCACAGCGGTAAGACAAATTTCGCTGGCGCAACGAGAAGGGAAGCAGCTTTCTGGCATCTTTTTTCAGGTATTGTATTGTAAAGCGGTTCTGGCGATACTCATTATACTGGCTTTGGTGTTGTTGGTCAATACGGTGCCCTTTCTTCAGTCTAAAGCAGTGGTTTTTTATTGGGGCACCCCCTTTGTCGTGGGGCACGTGTTTTTCAGCGACTGGTTTTTTATTGGTTTGCAAAAATCGCATTTATTAGCCATGGCCAACCTCCTTGTCAAGTGCCTTTATGCTATATCCATTTTGCTATGGGTGCAAGAGCCTGGTGATTACATCTACGTTTTAGCCCTGCAAGGAGGCGCTGCTATTTTTATCGGAGTTATGGTTCTAGCCTATATTATCCAACACTTTAAATTGAAGATGGAATGGCCTAACCCACACCATATCTGGTACTATCTCCGCTCCGATTTCCGGCTCTTAGGCACGAACTTGGCCATTGAAATCAATTCTTCCTATAGCCTGGTGATCCTCAATATTCTTTTAGGTGATGTCATCACGGGGTATTTTAATGTGATGTACAAATTAGTTCAGCCACTCCGCTTTCTACTCGCCATTTTTTCGCAAACCATTTTTCCCATCATTTGTGAGAAAACCAAAGACGGCTGGAAAGCAGTTAGACATTACATTAAGCATTCTTTTCTCTTATTTGCTGCCTTCCCGTTGTTGGGCATCCTACTACTTTGGCTGTTTGGCGAATCCGTCTTTGCGTATTTCGCTGGTACCGTCAATGAATCCTTGGTCCATAGTTTGCGCCTGTATTTATTGGTTCCGGTCGCCATTCTAAGTAATATTCCAGCCTATCAGGTTTTATTGGCTTATGAGTTTAAATCGGCCTATACGAGTATCTATGTGCTCGGACTTTTAGGTAACCTGTTTCTGGCATATGTGATGACCCTACATTGGGGACTAAACGGTTTAATTGGTGCAATCATTACCGTAGAGCTGTTCATCAGTTTAGGCTTATATGTTATTATGTGGAAAAACCTTCCTTATTTCGCGAATGAAAAGGGACGCTAG
- a CDS encoding glycosyltransferase family 2 protein: MKKVGVLILNYLSYQDTINCVENLLNQQGIILSVLIIDNHSPNASYSTLLEQFAHRPTVKVIQTDRNGGYAYGNNFGLRYLEPEDLDFIVISNNDIQLSDPFLIKSLIETYPTLDKAAFLAPAMFVDGQEDQKHQAWRLPTFRDEVLASLRLCYFIGHRFFTTNRYHFPPTARSPMAVDCLSGSFFLGSKKLFYELDLFDENTFLYGEETILGHRVKARGLQSYLWRARHYHHTQGKTTKSLHSLLQLQRYWLESSCYYQRHYRQIAPWKLRLLKVLYYVWVLETYLLQVIRKENS; the protein is encoded by the coding sequence ATGAAAAAAGTAGGTGTGCTCATCTTAAATTATCTATCCTATCAAGACACGATCAATTGTGTTGAAAACCTGCTGAACCAGCAAGGCATTATCTTATCCGTTTTAATCATCGACAATCATTCACCGAATGCCTCTTATTCGACCTTGCTTGAGCAATTCGCCCACCGGCCTACTGTCAAGGTTATTCAAACTGATAGGAATGGTGGCTATGCCTATGGCAATAATTTTGGACTGCGATACCTGGAACCGGAGGATCTTGACTTTATCGTCATTTCCAATAACGACATCCAACTTTCCGATCCATTTTTAATTAAAAGCCTGATCGAGACTTATCCTACCCTAGATAAAGCTGCCTTTCTGGCGCCAGCAATGTTTGTCGATGGCCAGGAAGATCAAAAACATCAGGCGTGGCGACTACCTACTTTCCGGGATGAAGTTTTGGCTTCTTTAAGGTTATGCTATTTTATAGGGCACCGTTTTTTCACCACTAATCGCTACCATTTTCCGCCAACAGCTCGCAGCCCCATGGCGGTCGACTGCCTAAGCGGTTCTTTTTTCCTTGGGTCCAAAAAACTATTTTACGAACTAGATTTATTTGATGAAAACACCTTCCTATATGGTGAGGAAACGATCTTGGGCCATAGGGTAAAAGCCCGGGGGCTTCAGAGTTACCTTTGGCGTGCCAGGCACTACCACCACACCCAGGGCAAGACGACAAAATCCCTACATTCCCTGCTTCAGCTTCAGCGCTATTGGCTAGAAAGCAGTTGCTATTATCAACGGCACTACCGACAGATTGCCCCGTGGAAGCTACGCCTATTGAAAGTTTTGTACTATGTTTGGGTGCTAGAAACCTATTTACTGCAAGTCATTAGGAAAGAAAATAGCTAA
- a CDS encoding CPBP family glutamic-type intramembrane protease, giving the protein MMKISKIKVFEIIAATLTGLGKFVFMDWLNWKLAYIIVACLGWFIYVVYNYRKNNEILEYWGLSSTNFKQTFMELFPVGLLFVAAFILIGNQLGTNILSWHILPILLLYPIWGVIQQFLVVGLLAKNLDQLENVKIPRIGIILFTAAMFSFIHYPWQLLMLATFLLAVVYTIMYLNNRNLIVLGIFHGWMGAFFFYTIMEKDPWLDIFGVLGF; this is encoded by the coding sequence ATGATGAAAATAAGCAAGATTAAGGTCTTTGAAATAATCGCTGCTACCCTGACAGGGTTAGGGAAATTTGTATTTATGGATTGGCTAAACTGGAAATTGGCCTATATCATAGTTGCCTGTTTGGGGTGGTTTATATATGTGGTTTACAATTATCGGAAAAATAACGAAATACTTGAATACTGGGGCTTATCGAGTACCAATTTTAAGCAAACATTCATGGAGCTATTCCCTGTAGGCTTACTTTTTGTTGCAGCATTTATATTGATTGGAAATCAGTTAGGGACGAATATCCTTAGTTGGCATATCCTTCCAATTCTGTTATTATATCCTATATGGGGTGTCATCCAACAATTTTTAGTAGTTGGTTTGCTTGCGAAAAACCTGGATCAACTTGAAAATGTTAAAATCCCAAGAATCGGGATCATATTATTTACTGCCGCCATGTTTTCTTTCATCCATTATCCCTGGCAGTTATTGATGTTGGCCACCTTTTTATTAGCGGTGGTCTATACTATAATGTACCTCAATAATAGGAATTTAATTGTTTTGGGAATTTTTCATGGTTGGATGGGTGCCTTCTTTTTTTATACGATCATGGAGAAAGATCCATGGTTGGATATTTTTGGGGTGCTTGGTTTTTAA
- a CDS encoding sugar phosphate isomerase/epimerase, whose protein sequence is MQLGFVSAILPDLSLEEVFAQAASLGYDCVELMCWPKGKAERRYAGVTHIDVTDFSEEDAQAVHQLIAQHGVKISGLGYYPNPLDPDQAAAAIYIEHIKKVIKAAKLLGIPRVNTFVGRDYRLSVADNWPRFLAVWTDIIQYAETQQVKVGIENCPMLFTYDEWPGGKNLATSPAIWRKMFSDIPSDYFGLNYDPSHMIWQHMDYLSPIREFADKLFHIHAKDVRIDTHLLNEVGIMAPPNQWHTPKLPGLGAVNWGQFFSTLTSAGYDGAVCVEVEDRAYEGPLQRRMASLVQSHAYLRQFVPRG, encoded by the coding sequence ATGCAACTAGGATTTGTCTCCGCTATTTTACCCGATCTAAGTTTGGAAGAAGTATTTGCTCAGGCGGCGTCCTTAGGCTACGACTGCGTGGAGCTCATGTGCTGGCCCAAGGGCAAGGCAGAGCGGCGATACGCAGGCGTCACCCATATTGATGTGACTGATTTTTCGGAAGAAGATGCCCAGGCTGTACACCAATTAATAGCACAACATGGTGTAAAAATTAGTGGCCTGGGGTATTATCCCAATCCTTTAGATCCTGACCAAGCTGCCGCTGCCATATATATCGAGCACATCAAAAAGGTGATCAAAGCGGCCAAATTGCTAGGCATCCCTAGGGTTAACACCTTTGTTGGAAGGGATTACCGCTTATCGGTAGCTGATAATTGGCCACGCTTTTTGGCAGTTTGGACGGATATCATTCAATATGCGGAAACGCAACAGGTGAAAGTGGGTATTGAAAATTGCCCCATGCTTTTCACCTATGATGAATGGCCTGGTGGTAAAAACCTGGCCACTTCCCCTGCCATTTGGCGAAAAATGTTTTCGGACATTCCTAGCGACTATTTCGGTCTGAACTATGATCCCTCGCATATGATCTGGCAGCACATGGATTACCTGTCGCCCATCCGAGAATTTGCCGATAAGCTCTTTCATATCCATGCGAAAGATGTTCGCATTGATACGCACTTGCTGAATGAGGTTGGCATTATGGCCCCCCCTAATCAATGGCATACCCCTAAGTTGCCAGGCCTGGGGGCTGTAAATTGGGGGCAGTTTTTCTCCACGCTGACCAGCGCTGGCTACGACGGAGCAGTCTGCGTAGAAGTGGAAGACAGGGCTTATGAAGGCCCCTTGCAAAGAAGGATGGCTTCACTCGTGCAAAGCCATGCTTATCTGCGACAATTTGTTCCCAGGGGCTGA
- a CDS encoding DUF4407 domain-containing protein — MKKFFLFCAGIDQEILEKCPSDENKYVGIGATVFFTGVMALFSGGYALYTVFDSWFFALLFGGVWGLMIFNLDRYIVSSMKSHGKFGRDFLIAFPRLVLALLLALVISKPLELKIFDKEINAELIVMEQEVFKTQEDKIKERYESQIIEKRAEVAGLKSEIAAKTASRDTLALMALQEADGTGGSRNRNLGPIYRAKKLDAENAQAELDALLAAHQPRISLLETEISAAEASIQSDISSLKRDSYGGLAARMEALDRLSQRSEAIYLASIFVILLFIAIETAPIMVKLISHRSPYDYLLHEHEHVYQMAHHENTTLLANKIANNVKYNTEVGTYQVNAKIAAEKKLIDAALEQRVESLKDQPINWDDVFLRKSILE; from the coding sequence ATGAAAAAGTTCTTTCTCTTTTGTGCTGGAATTGATCAAGAAATCCTGGAAAAATGCCCATCTGATGAGAATAAATATGTGGGTATAGGTGCTACTGTCTTTTTTACTGGTGTCATGGCTTTGTTTTCGGGAGGCTACGCCCTCTATACTGTTTTTGATTCCTGGTTTTTTGCCCTTCTTTTTGGTGGGGTCTGGGGACTTATGATCTTCAACCTCGACCGCTATATTGTCAGTAGTATGAAAAGTCATGGCAAATTTGGTCGGGACTTTTTGATCGCCTTTCCTCGTTTGGTCCTGGCCCTGCTGCTGGCCTTGGTAATTTCTAAACCCCTGGAGTTAAAGATTTTCGACAAAGAGATCAATGCTGAATTGATTGTCATGGAGCAGGAGGTGTTCAAAACCCAGGAAGACAAAATCAAGGAACGCTACGAGTCGCAGATCATTGAAAAACGCGCAGAGGTAGCCGGCCTAAAATCGGAGATTGCAGCCAAAACAGCCAGCCGCGACACCCTGGCCCTAATGGCCCTCCAGGAAGCTGACGGTACCGGTGGCTCCAGGAATAGAAACCTCGGCCCCATCTACCGCGCCAAAAAACTGGATGCCGAAAATGCCCAGGCTGAATTGGACGCTTTGCTGGCAGCCCATCAACCTCGCATCAGTCTTTTGGAGACGGAAATATCCGCCGCAGAAGCTAGCATTCAATCCGATATCTCTAGCCTTAAACGGGATAGTTATGGAGGCTTAGCAGCGCGGATGGAAGCCCTTGATCGCCTTTCCCAGCGAAGTGAAGCCATTTATTTGGCCAGTATTTTCGTCATCTTGCTGTTTATTGCTATTGAAACGGCTCCCATCATGGTCAAACTCATTTCTCACCGTAGTCCTTACGATTACCTGTTGCATGAGCATGAGCATGTTTACCAAATGGCCCATCACGAAAATACGACCTTGCTGGCCAACAAGATAGCCAATAATGTTAAATACAATACGGAGGTTGGTACCTACCAGGTCAACGCTAAGATAGCTGCCGAAAAGAAATTGATCGACGCTGCGCTCGAACAACGCGTGGAATCCCTCAAGGATCAGCCCATCAATTGGGATGATGTCTTTTTAAGAAAATCTATTTTGGAGTAA
- a CDS encoding TrpB-like pyridoxal phosphate-dependent enzyme, whose product MKNRKILLTEKEIPEKWYNIIADMPNKPLPPLHPGTKEPIGPDALAPLFPMALIQQEVTADKWVDIPEEVRDVYKMWRPTPMYRAYNLEKALDTPAKIYYKYEGVSPSGSHKPNTAVPQAYYNMKEGVKRITTETGAGQWGSALSFACNMFGIECEVYMVKISYDHKPYRKVMMNTWGAKVYSSPTNHTAAGRQILAQDPNSPGSLGIAISEAVERAATDPDTKYALGSVLNHVLLHQTIVGQEALLQMEKAGDMPDIIVAPFGGGSNFAGLCFPFLRLNLEEGKNIRCIASEPASCPKLTRGVFRYDFGDTVGMTPLLPMYTLGHNFVPAPIHAGGLRYHGAGVVVSQLLKDNLIEAIAHDNIEVFEAGVQFAKCEGIIPAPEATHAIATVFREAQQCKEEGVSRTILFNLCGHGNFDMKAYEDYFAGSLVRHELTQEAIEASLAELDTPTIG is encoded by the coding sequence ATGAAAAATCGAAAGATCCTACTAACGGAGAAGGAAATTCCAGAAAAATGGTACAACATTATCGCTGACATGCCCAATAAGCCTCTTCCGCCACTGCACCCTGGCACCAAGGAGCCGATTGGGCCTGATGCCTTGGCCCCCCTGTTTCCTATGGCGCTGATCCAGCAAGAGGTGACAGCGGACAAATGGGTAGACATTCCTGAGGAAGTAAGAGATGTATACAAAATGTGGCGCCCTACGCCTATGTACCGGGCTTATAATCTTGAAAAAGCCTTGGATACACCTGCCAAAATTTACTACAAATATGAGGGCGTTAGCCCTTCTGGTTCCCACAAGCCTAATACGGCGGTACCGCAAGCTTACTACAATATGAAAGAAGGCGTGAAAAGAATTACGACGGAGACGGGAGCCGGGCAATGGGGGAGCGCACTGTCCTTTGCCTGCAATATGTTTGGCATCGAGTGTGAAGTATATATGGTAAAGATTTCCTATGACCACAAGCCCTATCGCAAGGTCATGATGAATACCTGGGGAGCGAAAGTCTATTCTTCTCCTACCAATCACACCGCCGCAGGCAGACAGATCCTGGCGCAGGATCCCAATTCTCCTGGTTCTCTTGGCATTGCTATTTCGGAGGCCGTGGAGCGGGCCGCCACCGACCCAGACACGAAATACGCGCTGGGAAGCGTGTTGAATCACGTACTATTGCATCAAACCATTGTGGGCCAAGAGGCCTTGTTGCAAATGGAAAAGGCGGGCGATATGCCCGACATTATTGTTGCGCCTTTTGGCGGTGGATCCAATTTTGCTGGCTTGTGCTTTCCTTTCCTGCGATTGAACCTGGAGGAAGGCAAAAATATCCGGTGTATTGCCAGTGAGCCTGCTTCTTGTCCAAAATTAACCAGAGGAGTGTTCCGCTATGACTTTGGCGACACGGTAGGCATGACGCCATTGTTGCCAATGTATACGCTAGGGCATAATTTTGTGCCAGCCCCGATCCATGCAGGCGGGTTGCGATACCACGGTGCGGGTGTCGTGGTGAGTCAACTTTTAAAGGATAATTTGATTGAAGCCATTGCGCATGATAATATTGAGGTTTTCGAGGCGGGGGTTCAATTTGCGAAATGTGAAGGGATTATCCCTGCTCCTGAAGCCACCCATGCCATTGCAACGGTTTTCCGCGAAGCACAGCAATGCAAGGAAGAAGGCGTTTCCAGAACCATCCTTTTCAACCTTTGCGGCCACGGCAACTTTGATATGAAAGCCTATGAGGACTACTTTGCGGGTTCGCTGGTGAGGCATGAACTGACCCAGGAAGCCATCGAAGCCTCCTTGGCCGAACTTGATACGCCCACGATAGGGTAG
- a CDS encoding PadR family transcriptional regulator, with the protein MNKNYLGEFEELILTVVGILGQEAYGNAIVEAIAKELNREVNLSAVHITLYRLEDKGLVKSEMGGATATRGGRRKRYFQITNAGIAQIQQLQEQRKKLWHLFPDFKFSRT; encoded by the coding sequence ATGAATAAAAACTACCTTGGCGAATTCGAAGAACTCATCCTCACTGTTGTAGGTATCCTAGGGCAAGAAGCCTATGGCAATGCCATTGTAGAAGCCATTGCCAAGGAATTGAATCGGGAAGTCAACCTCAGTGCGGTGCACATTACCCTTTATCGGTTGGAGGACAAGGGCTTGGTAAAATCTGAAATGGGCGGGGCTACTGCGACCCGGGGCGGCCGCCGAAAACGCTATTTTCAAATAACCAATGCAGGCATCGCCCAGATTCAGCAGCTACAGGAACAAAGGAAGAAACTTTGGCATTTATTCCCTGATTTTAAATTCAGTCGAACATGA